Proteins from a genomic interval of Methanococcoides sp. AM1:
- a CDS encoding PQQ-binding-like beta-propeller repeat protein, whose amino-acid sequence MSLVLLVSPAMAEETTDVSWHQFHKDVEHTGYQVDGPDTNNIAWTTGPIHAIKDSSVVIAEGKAFVNCYQYVGPDGYSWIKAVDITDGSLVWSTELDSMEYGSWSSPAYHNGYVFTSSGRNTSCIDAATGNIEWTFVNPPVEGVIAASVNGGPTIADGKVFCSDWDGGHYYCLNEADGTQLWNFSVYDSGGTGLNGPRAQGCVAYMDGKAYLTSFSYQHVENGSLAQGFVYCVDAETGTEKWKTSMEQNGCGSVACGDDGRVYVSSYNFYGNGATYALDANDGSIIWERETWRTDGTPALAYGNVYVAGGYEWGKVYCFNATTGNTVWETDGSLWIGHWTESVAVADGKVYVGRGAAPSGSEMTSGYDTLYALDALTGEMRWIAPYGGSSPAIYNGKLFTIHNDKSLYCYDGGNAVNDLTPTSLDLATLEAYVDIPNEFTATIENQGTTYITDVKVSLLDDGVEISSQTIDVAAGWSEDVTFVWTPTVAEAGTHTISISVDPQDSIVENNEANNIISESIYVMDGGCDLQPISLTPSEIYVNQVYDMTATVNNIGYKYSVPCTVTVKEGSTIIGDVTLPAVAPGTSEDVSFTWTPSTTGDSSLTVTVDTDYGNEELSESNNALDVSVSVMPETTIETLAVDDWAQFQNGWNNLGETGSYAPIEDSAALKWSVDLSGERVDCPPVVVGDVVYTFTSNGSLYAYNKNDGTYLWKKGLDPAVIQSSTPAYGDGNIFVASKSGSLSAYNADTGVEQWTIDVAGDCFESPITYYDHRIYIGDGLGQGVGTKYFHCYDDLGNHLWSHPNADCGGFLWNGAAVVGDYVVYSTHEGKLVCLDRKVGTLVDEVNLDSDLDTRISFANETPGLFRSSVVYEDGYVYTTSEQGQAMGFLWKVGFDSSTGQILNDGWSLMQGFSTSTPVVYNGRVYVGQGEHGYTGKLNCVDDSTGQLIWSYDVPDGVKSSPAVSTYYDKPFIYFTSAMEDGSLYCIDENGMLIWEYNPPGDNSYVLQGAAVSQGKVYYGTNAGVYCIESEWNPFNDELSESGAVISNSEIQYAVFKWKKQTLLPSTGYVISNSNIQLLVFKWKKQTPM is encoded by the coding sequence TTGAGTTTAGTATTGCTTGTTTCGCCAGCTATGGCAGAAGAGACAACAGATGTTTCGTGGCATCAGTTCCACAAGGATGTTGAGCACACAGGTTATCAGGTCGATGGGCCGGACACGAACAATATCGCCTGGACAACTGGTCCTATTCATGCTATAAAGGATTCATCTGTGGTCATTGCTGAGGGTAAGGCCTTTGTGAATTGCTATCAATACGTCGGACCTGACGGTTATAGCTGGATCAAAGCAGTTGATATTACCGATGGAAGTCTGGTTTGGAGTACTGAGTTAGATTCCATGGAATATGGGTCCTGGTCTTCACCTGCATACCATAATGGCTATGTGTTCACATCATCGGGGCGAAACACATCATGTATCGATGCAGCAACAGGGAATATTGAATGGACATTTGTGAATCCGCCGGTTGAAGGTGTTATAGCTGCTTCTGTAAATGGTGGTCCGACCATTGCAGATGGAAAGGTATTCTGCAGCGACTGGGATGGAGGGCACTATTATTGTCTTAATGAAGCGGACGGTACACAGTTATGGAACTTTTCAGTTTATGACTCCGGTGGAACAGGACTTAATGGTCCCAGGGCTCAGGGCTGTGTTGCCTATATGGATGGTAAAGCATACCTGACAAGTTTCAGTTACCAGCACGTTGAGAATGGTTCTCTTGCACAGGGTTTCGTATATTGTGTCGATGCTGAAACCGGTACTGAAAAGTGGAAGACCTCAATGGAACAGAATGGATGCGGTTCTGTGGCTTGCGGGGACGATGGACGTGTTTACGTATCTAGTTATAATTTCTACGGTAATGGTGCCACGTATGCGCTTGATGCCAATGACGGTTCAATAATCTGGGAGCGTGAAACATGGAGGACGGATGGAACCCCCGCACTTGCATATGGCAATGTCTATGTGGCTGGTGGCTACGAATGGGGTAAAGTCTACTGTTTCAATGCAACTACCGGTAATACTGTGTGGGAAACAGACGGTTCTCTCTGGATCGGACACTGGACTGAATCGGTAGCTGTTGCTGATGGGAAGGTGTATGTCGGAAGGGGCGCTGCGCCTAGTGGTAGCGAAATGACGAGTGGCTATGATACTTTGTACGCCCTGGATGCACTCACCGGTGAAATGCGTTGGATAGCTCCTTACGGAGGTTCCTCGCCGGCAATATACAATGGCAAACTGTTCACGATACACAATGATAAGAGCCTATATTGTTATGATGGAGGCAATGCTGTCAATGACCTGACGCCTACGAGCCTTGATCTTGCAACCCTGGAGGCATATGTTGATATTCCAAATGAGTTTACAGCGACCATCGAAAACCAGGGAACAACTTACATCACCGATGTAAAGGTTTCCCTGCTGGACGACGGGGTGGAGATCAGCAGTCAGACAATCGATGTTGCCGCAGGTTGGTCAGAGGATGTCACATTTGTCTGGACACCTACAGTAGCTGAGGCAGGTACGCACACAATTTCGATCTCTGTTGATCCGCAGGATTCTATCGTGGAAAATAATGAAGCAAACAATATCATCTCGGAATCCATCTACGTGATGGACGGAGGTTGTGACCTTCAGCCTATATCTCTTACGCCATCTGAGATCTACGTGAACCAGGTCTATGATATGACAGCTACTGTCAATAACATCGGTTACAAGTATTCTGTTCCCTGCACTGTTACTGTTAAGGAAGGCAGTACTATTATTGGTGATGTTACATTGCCTGCAGTGGCTCCGGGTACAAGTGAAGATGTCAGTTTTACATGGACACCATCCACCACCGGTGACAGTTCATTAACCGTTACCGTTGACACGGATTATGGGAATGAGGAACTTTCAGAATCAAACAACGCGTTAGATGTCTCAGTTTCTGTGATGCCCGAAACGACGATCGAGACCCTTGCAGTCGATGATTGGGCGCAGTTCCAGAATGGGTGGAACAACCTTGGTGAAACAGGTAGCTATGCTCCGATCGAGGACTCTGCAGCTCTCAAATGGAGTGTAGATCTTTCAGGAGAACGTGTGGATTGTCCGCCGGTTGTGGTTGGAGATGTGGTTTACACTTTCACTTCAAATGGTTCACTGTATGCCTATAATAAGAACGATGGAACTTACCTGTGGAAGAAAGGTCTTGATCCTGCCGTTATCCAGTCCAGTACTCCGGCATACGGCGATGGTAATATATTCGTTGCATCAAAGAGTGGATCCCTGTCTGCCTACAATGCTGATACCGGTGTTGAGCAGTGGACAATCGATGTTGCTGGGGACTGTTTCGAATCCCCGATAACCTACTATGATCACAGGATATACATTGGTGATGGCCTGGGACAGGGTGTGGGCACCAAATATTTCCATTGTTATGATGATCTTGGGAATCACCTGTGGAGCCATCCGAATGCTGATTGTGGCGGCTTCCTCTGGAACGGTGCTGCAGTTGTCGGAGATTATGTTGTTTATTCTACACATGAGGGTAAACTGGTATGCCTTGACCGGAAGGTCGGTACACTTGTCGATGAGGTGAACCTTGACAGCGATCTGGATACCAGGATCTCTTTTGCAAACGAAACTCCGGGTCTGTTCCGCTCTTCAGTGGTATATGAAGACGGTTATGTCTATACAACCTCTGAGCAGGGCCAGGCTATGGGTTTCCTCTGGAAGGTAGGTTTTGATTCCAGTACAGGTCAAATCCTGAATGATGGATGGAGCCTGATGCAGGGTTTCAGCACGTCTACTCCAGTGGTCTATAATGGCAGGGTGTATGTCGGACAGGGGGAGCACGGCTATACTGGTAAGCTCAACTGTGTGGATGATTCCACAGGGCAGTTGATCTGGTCATACGATGTACCGGATGGTGTAAAATCATCACCGGCCGTTTCAACCTATTACGATAAACCGTTTATTTATTTCACGTCGGCAATGGAGGACGGGTCCTTGTATTGTATCGACGAGAATGGCATGCTCATCTGGGAGTATAATCCTCCTGGTGATAATAGCTATGTTTTACAGGGAGCTGCAGTTTCCCAGGGCAAGGTGTACTATGGTACCAATGCTGGTGTCTACTGCATTGAAAGTGAGTGGAATCCTTTCAATGATGAGCTCTCTGAAAGTGGTGCAGTGATCTCCAATTCCGAGATACAGTATGCTGTATTCAAGTGGAAAAAGCAGACACTTCTGCCGAGTACAGGTTATGTGATATCAAATTCGAATATCCAGCTACTTGTATTCAAGTGGAAAAAACAAACTCCCATGTAA
- a CDS encoding ADP-dependent glucokinase/phosphofructokinase, whose product MKVLCGYNVNIDFLYTITGLEMSDLLKLVDKDELIGKICDAPGEIRSLSDLVAGLILHMQKGTGAEWFIYSDDVFHFLKSRYYEKSEIRLGGNAGIMANIMSHMGAEHVVMNAVGDIGSIKPLISGENIVFSGKSVPQDVPLSREANEIIHFVFDFSSGTQFDFFGTDVIVPRENRFIATYDDVNTELTITPEFEEYSLEHVAEMDGAIISGFNQLQKCYPDGSGYSERFERAHSQLIGWKERNPDLPIHVELGHFMSMDMGVSIFSELAGTADSIGMNEDELVMLAELHGVPSDMIRKMDACAILDACVRCALSTGLKKIILHTRDFIMSIFRKGTSSTIREMQSMQFGVMCAAAFAASGKLPVRSQLEKSVSGLARSEEGVDQLNKLQDCIGGEQLEGGVCGEYRGYSVCILPTIICEKPVSTVGLGDTVSSATFLRWLEVGVDEGQ is encoded by the coding sequence ATGAAGGTCCTTTGCGGATATAATGTGAATATTGATTTTTTGTACACGATAACCGGGCTGGAGATGTCTGATCTGCTGAAGTTGGTGGATAAAGATGAACTGATCGGGAAAATATGCGATGCTCCGGGTGAAATAAGGTCACTTTCTGATCTAGTGGCCGGACTGATCCTGCATATGCAGAAAGGAACAGGTGCGGAATGGTTCATTTATTCGGACGATGTTTTCCATTTCCTGAAAAGCCGTTATTATGAAAAGAGTGAGATCCGCCTTGGTGGTAACGCGGGCATAATGGCAAACATCATGTCCCATATGGGTGCAGAGCACGTTGTCATGAATGCGGTTGGCGATATAGGATCTATAAAACCATTGATTTCAGGGGAAAATATTGTTTTTTCGGGAAAGTCTGTTCCACAGGATGTTCCACTCTCCAGAGAAGCAAATGAGATCATCCATTTCGTTTTTGATTTTAGCAGTGGGACCCAGTTCGATTTTTTTGGTACTGATGTAATCGTACCCCGGGAGAATCGTTTCATTGCTACTTATGATGATGTCAATACAGAACTTACCATCACTCCTGAATTTGAAGAATACAGCCTTGAGCACGTGGCCGAGATGGATGGTGCGATCATTTCCGGTTTCAACCAACTGCAGAAATGCTATCCTGACGGTTCCGGTTATTCTGAGCGCTTTGAAAGGGCACATTCTCAATTAATTGGTTGGAAAGAACGGAATCCTGATCTGCCGATACATGTTGAGCTAGGTCATTTCATGAGCATGGATATGGGTGTTTCCATTTTTTCCGAACTTGCCGGTACGGCGGATAGCATTGGAATGAACGAGGACGAACTGGTGATGCTTGCTGAACTTCATGGTGTTCCATCGGACATGATCCGAAAAATGGATGCCTGTGCTATTCTGGATGCCTGTGTGAGATGTGCTTTATCGACGGGCCTGAAGAAGATCATCCTGCATACCCGTGATTTCATTATGAGCATTTTCAGGAAAGGAACTTCCAGTACCATTCGTGAAATGCAAAGTATGCAATTCGGTGTGATGTGTGCAGCAGCCTTTGCAGCATCAGGAAAACTGCCTGTTCGATCACAACTTGAGAAATCGGTGAGTGGTCTTGCCAGAAGTGAAGAAGGAGTTGATCAGTTGAACAAATTGCAGGATTGTATCGGCGGTGAACAGCTTGAGGGCGGTGTATGCGGGGAGTACAGGGGTTATTCGGTGTGTATCCTGCCGACAATCATCTGTGAAAAGCCTGTATCTACGGTGGGGCTTGGGGATACGGTGTCTTCGGCTACTTTTTTAAGGTGGCTGGAGGTCGGGGTGGATGAGGGGCAATAA